One genomic region from Grus americana isolate bGruAme1 chromosome 15, bGruAme1.mat, whole genome shotgun sequence encodes:
- the LOC129213396 gene encoding deoxyribonuclease-1-like, with protein sequence MAASKLVLSLLVAALLLHVATTLKISAFNIKAFGDSKISNQTIADIIVSILMEYDITLVQEVRDADLSAVKLLMDRLNSASPHPYSFLDSIPLGRTSYKEQYLFVYRSDMVSVLGSYYYDDGCEPCGTDTFSREPFIVKFFSPTTQVEEFVMVPLHSEPSSAAEEIDALYDVYTDVVNKWATNNIFLLGDFNADCSYVTSTQWPSIRLRSLDACEWLIPDSADTTVATTTDCAYDRIIACGAALRQDIEPGSATVNNFQKTFNLQNKDALAVSDHFPVEVTLKAR encoded by the exons ATGGCGGCCTCGAAGCTGGTGCTGTCGCTGCTGgttgcagctctcctgctgcacGTTGCCACCACGCTGAAGATCAGTGCCTTCAACATCAAGGCGTTTGGGGACAGCAAGATATCCAACCAGACTATCGCAGATATCATTGTCTCT ATCCTGATGGAGTATGACATCACCTTGGTGCAGGAGGTCCGGGACGCTGACCTGAGTGCTGTGAAGCTGCTCATGGACCGGCTCAACAG TGCGTCACCACACCCATACAGCTTTTTGGACAGCATCCCCCTGGGTCGGACCAGCTACAAGGAGCAGTACCTCTTCGTCTACAG GTCAGACATGGTCTCCGTGCTGGGAAGCTACTACTATGACGATGGCTGCGAGCCCTGCGGGACCGATACCTTCAGCAGGGAGCCCTTCATCGTGAAGTTCTTCTCACCCACCACAC AGGTGGAGGAGTTCGTGATGGTGCCCCTGCACTCCGAGCCCAGCAGTGCGGCTGAAGAGATTGACGCGCTCTACGACGTCTACACTGACGTCGTCAACAAGTGGGCGACTAAC AACATCTTCCTCCTGGGTGACTTCAACGCCGACTGCTCCTACGTGACCAGCACCCAGTGGCCGTCCATCCGCCTGCGCTCCCTCGACGCCTGCGAGTGGCTCATCCCCGACAGCGCCGACACCACCGTCGCTACCACCACCGACTGCGCCTACGACCG CATCATCGCCTGCGGTGCTGCGCTGCGCCAAGACATCGAGCCCGGCTCCGCCACTGTCAACAACTTCCAGAAGACTTTCAACCTCCAGAACAAGGAT GCTTTGGCCGTCAGTGACCATTTCCCAGTGGAGGTGACCCTGAAAGCCCGCTGA
- the PTX4 gene encoding pentraxin-4: MAGTALPLCLLLAAALRGGLTQAPGPMARPGPPLLRLRRLEEQFRRLQEVTLSHLQSIAENYNVSYNIDGRFRALAEQAEVAAAARAALGAELARLATTGRRLHRRLKRLEGTVGALSLLRCPLTHPLGAPVEAGTELHGPPDAAWSWGSQLKQEPRGQAALSSPSPRHPKARRRQRQDGHRLPADARSGKAPGEDVDPPRDTAPGAQAMAPVLPTVTVVPLEQPPAPQPPGEGRYGAPAPAPTSPACRTGVILLFPNTSAKHVAVLGPGPRWGLRALSVCAWLSTPAPRLGALLSYTTEDGGSKLAVHGRSGDLPGSARFVIGDGEFRELPVTWLLDGEWHHLCLTWSSGQGQYRFYVDRRLLAAGSGFWQGYEIPAGGSLVLGREQDHHGRGFGTTEAFVGHLAGLALWSRALLPGEVASMATGRRLPRSPLLTLADASLQGGVRRVACPCLQHCL, encoded by the exons ATGGCAGGGACGGcgctgcccctctgcctgctcctcgCTGCTGCCCTGCGGGGTGGCCTGACCCAGGCTCCGGGGCCCATGGCCCGCCCTGGCCCCCCGCTCTTGCGACTGCGGCggctggaggagcag TTTCGCCGGCTCCAGGAGGTGACGCTGAGCCATCTCCAGAGCATCGCCGAGAACTACAACGTCTCCTACAACATCGATGGGCGCTTCCGGGCgctggcagagcaggcagaggtggctgctgctgcccgggcTGCCCTGGGCGCTGAGCTGGCCCGCCTGGCCACCACTGGCCGGCGGCTGCACCGCAGGCTGAAGCGGCTGGAGGGGACAGTGGGTGCCCTGAGCCTGCTGCGCTGCCCGCTCACCCACCCACTGGGTGCACCGGTAGAGGCTGGCACTGAGCTGCACGGCCCGCCGGAcgctgcctggagctggggtAGCCAGCTGAAGCAGGAGCCACGGGGCCAGGCGGccctcagcagccccagccctcggcaccCAAAGGCGAGGCGACGGCAGCGGCAAGATGGGCACCGGCTGCCGGCCGATGCCAGGTCCGGTAAAGCGCCTGGGGAGGATGTGGACCCCCCTCGTGACACAGCACCAGGAGCCCAAGCCATGGCACCGGTGCTCCCCACCGTGACCGTGGTCCCCCTGGAGCAGCCGCCAGCCCCCCAGCCACCAGGAGAGGGTAGGTACGGGGCCCCCGCCCCAGCgcccacctccccagcctgccgCACCGGCGTCATCCTGCTCTTCCCCAACACCTCTGCCAAGCACGTGGCCGtcctggggccggggccgcgctgggggctgcgggcgctGTCGGTCTGTGCCTGGCTGTCCACCCCAGCCCCCCGCCTTGGTGCCCTCCTCTCCTACACCACCGAGGACGGCGGCAGCAAGCTGGCCGTGCATGGCCGCAGTGGGGACCTCCCCGGCTCCGCGCGCTTTGTCATTGGGGATGGGGAGTTTCGGGAGCTCCCGGTGACGTGGCTCCTGGATGGTGAGTGGCACCACCTCTGCCTCACCTGGTCCTCTGGCCAGGGCCAGTACCGATTCTACGTGGACAGGCGGCTGCTGGCTGCCGGCTCCGGCTTCTGGCAGGGCTATGAAATTCCTGCTGGTGGCTCACTGGTGTTGGGCCGGGAGCAGGACCACCATGGCAGGGGTTTTGGCACCACGGAAGCCTTCGTGGGTCACCTGGCTGGCTTGGCCCTCTGGAGCCGGGCTCTCCTGCCCGGGGAGGTGGCCAGCATGGCAACCGGCCGGCggctgccccgcagccccctcctCACACTGGCTGATGCCTCCCTGCAGGGTGGGGTGCGGAGGGTGGCATGCCCCTGTCTCCAGCACTGCCTGTGA
- the ECI1 gene encoding enoyl-CoA delta isomerase 1, mitochondrial yields MAAASTLARRIARSGVLPLCHRLPAWGRAARQPPSPLQPPSLPLAPCRAFSNNKILVELDESSGVAMMKFKSPPVNSLSLDFLTEFCISLEKLENNRACRGVIFTSAVPKIFSSGLDITEMCGKSTEHYAEFWRAVQEMWLQLYGSNMVTVAAVNGSSPAGGCLLALSCDYRIMVENPKFSIGLNEAQLGIVAPFWFKDTFVNIVGHRVAERSLQLGSLHAAPEALRFGLVDELVAEEKLQEKAAAVMAQWLALPDHARQLTKSMMRKAMLDRLVAHREEDIQNFISFISKESIQKSLRMYMEMLKKKKS; encoded by the exons ATGGCGGCCGCGTCGACCCTCGCTCGCCGGATCGCCCGGTCAG GTGTGCTGCCCCTCTGCCACCGGCTGCCAGCATGGGGCAGAGCcgcccggcagccccccagccccctgcagccccccagcctcCCGCTCGCCCCATGTCGTGCCTTCAGCAACAACAAGATCCTGGTGGAGCTGGACGAGAGCTCAG GCGTCGCCATGATGAAGTTCAAGAGCCCTCCAGTCAACAGCCTCAGCCTGGACTTCCTCACCGAGTTTTGCATAAGCCTGGAGAAGCTGGAGAACAACCGGGCCTGCCGGGGCGTAATCTTCACATCT GCTGTCCCCAAAATCTTTTCATCTGGCCTGGACATCACCGAGATGTGTGGGAAGAGCACGGAGCACTACGCCGAGTTCTGGAGAGCTGTGCAGGAGATGTGGCTCCAGCTGTACGGCTCCAACATGGTGACAGTCGCTGCAGTGAAC GGATCCAGCCCAGCGGGAGGCTGTCTCCTTGCCTTGTCGTGTGACTACAGGATCATGGTGGAGAACCCCAAATTCAGCATCGGCCTGAATGAAGCCCAGCTGGGCATTGTGGCTCCCTTCTG GTTTAAGGACACCTTCGTAAACATCGTGGGACACCGAGTTGCTGAACGCTCCCTCCAGCTGGGGTCCCTCCACGCCGCACCCGAGGCCCTCAGGTTTGGCCTTGTGGATGAGCTGGTGGCAGAGGAGAAGCTCCAGGAGAAGGCTGCAGCTGTCATGGCGCAGTGGCTGGCCCTTCCTG ACCATGCCCGTCAGCTCACCAAGTCCATGATGAGGAAGGCCATGTTGGACCGCCTGGTAGCTCACCGGGAGGAGGACATTCAGAACTTCATCAGCTTCATTTCAAAAGAGTCCATCCAGAAGTCACTTCGTATGTACATGGAGATGctaaagaagaagaagagcTGA
- the LOC129213397 gene encoding deoxyribonuclease-1-like 2, whose translation MGTVALALSLLAVALPCLATATLRVGAFNIQAFGDSKMSNEEVAGIIVSVLRRYDMVLVQEVRDSDLSAVTQLMEQLNSVSTSPYDYEISDPLGRDNYKEMYLFIYRTDVVSVVDTYQYEDPQDIFSREPFILRVSAPRTKAEEFVLVPLHTAPHDAVAEIDVLYDVYLAIVSKWGTDNIMFLGDFNADCAYVQPSDWSAIRLRTSDVFKWLLPDSADTTVGKSDCAYDRIVVCGAKLKRSVVPNSATVYNFQRAFQLEQEEALAVSDHYPVEVKLTA comes from the exons ATGGGGACCGTGGCGCTGGCACTGTCCCTGCTGGCCGTGGCTCTCCCGTGCCTGGCCACCGCCACGCTGCGCGTCGGTGCCTTCAACATCCAGGCGTTTGGTGACAGCAAGATGTCCAATGAGGAAGTGGCAGGCATCATCGTCAGC GTCCTGCGCCGCTACGACAtggtgctggtgcaggaggTGCGTGACTCTGACCTCAGCGCCGTCACCCAGCTGATGGAGCAGCTCAACAG TGTGTCTACGTCCCCGTACGACTACGAGATCAGCGACCCCCTGGGACGGGACAACTACAAGGAGATGTACCTCTTCATCTACAG GACAGACGTCGTGTCCGTGGTGGACACCTACCAGTATGAGGATCCCCAGGACATCTTCAGCCGGGAGCCGTTCATCTTGAGGGTCTCGGCACCCCGCACCA AGGCAGAGGAGTTTGTGCTGGTGCCGCTACACACAGCCCCGCACGATGCCGTCGCCGAGATCGACGTGCTCTATGATGTCTACCTGGCCATCGTCAGCAAGTGGGGGACGGAC AACATCATGTTCCTGGGGGACTTCAATGCCGACTGCGCCTACGTCCAGCCGAGCGACTGGTCAGCCATCCGCCTGCGCACCAGCGATGTCTTCAAGTGGCTGCTCCCCGACAGCGCCGACACCACGGTGGGGAAGTCGGACTGTGCCTATGACAG GATCGTGGTGTGCGGCGCCAAGCTGAAGAGAAGCGTTGTGCCAAATTCAGCCACCGTCTACAATTTCCAGCGCGCTttccagctggagcaggaggag GCCCTGGCAGTCAGTGACCACTACCCGGTTGAGGTGAAGCTGACGGCTTGA